GATATAGTCATGGAAGGGGACAGCTGTCGAAGCTATAAGTTGGTTTACGTTGGTCCACAGAAGGTGTCTGTTCCAATCATATTTCGGATTTATGATAAGTGGGTTTACTGGAACGACTTGATGTCGCCAAGCCGTGGAGGATTATCATCACTTTGTTAACCCTAACAACAAATTAATGATTATTGCTATAGGACTGATCACGAGTTTCAGGAATCTACGTCGCCAGTGCTGCGACTACACTCAATTTGTCTTGTTCCAGGAAATATGGTCCGGCGATAGTGTGCTGTATATTATGAATGCAGTCTGATATGTCGTGACGAGACAACTACTTTGGAACGTTGAAGGCTACACTTGGGCCAGCTCACACTTCAAATACATCTTCTAAATTACAAGGAGACACGACTTGCCTTTCTACTATCCCGAGTCCATGAAGTACCAGGGTAGTTCACTCCGGTGATCTCAAAATAAATATGGCAAGTATCAATACAACCCAAATAAGCAGACTTTTGTTCTGTAAGACTCTCCCTCTTCAGTCAACGAACAACATCCCATATAGCACCTCCATAGATTATAGTCCAGTTGCAACTCATAGCTGATGAGTAATCATAAGTAATACCACCTGACTATCGGTCACTTTTTCGTGCTTTTTTAACCATGTAGGTTCAGTGATGAATTTCCCATCTTCCCTCCCGCAGAAGTTGTCAAATGCCTACAAATTTTGACCACCAAGCCTATTAAATTACCATCAGAGTCCCCTCCAGAAGATTCAATATGGGGACGAACCTTATAGTCATGATTGATTAGATAATAAAGCCCTTCATGCATTGCTGTTGCGCATCCTGCAATCGAGAGCGGACAACTGAGACCGGGAACGATGGGATAGCACAGAGAGCCTGGAATTGCGGTCGCATGCGTTCACAGCACAGAAGAACCTTAGGGCGAGCTTTTTCACAAAGCGGAATCTTTGCTCTTCGGGATTCACACTGGGCCATGAGCTTAGGCCGTCGGGACTCGCAGCGAGCCTTTGAAAAAGGGTCCTtagctttctttttgcaCCGATCAATTTCCCCTTTTGCATCGACCTTGCATTTTGCAATGTCGTCttggattttcttcttgcagTTTGCGACCCCACTTTGCACACTCTTTTTACAGGAGTCAACGCCCGTGCCAAGCGCACGTCTGCATTCTTCAGGAGCTCGAGCCACAATGGTATCTGACAAGGGTAGATCCGTTGAGCTTGTGTCATCACGTTTTGACGCACTCGGGTCTTCAGGGGCTAGGGGTTGTCTCTCATCGAGAAGGGCTGCCTCATCTGAACTATCGGCAGCGTCGGTGGCACGAGTGTTGAGACTTCCACTACCATCCTCAAGGCTCCACATGTCATCCAAGACTAGGTCATTCCCCGGCTCATCCTCGCGTTCTGCAGTGACTTCATGATCGTCAGAACCATAGGACTTTGGAATGACCGCCGTGAAGACAGAGTTGccaaagaggatgagaaggaataggaaggaaagatatctAGTCATATTTGCGAGGAGAATGACTTGAACAAATGATATGGGGATAAAAGGTAGCTTTAATCACGAATGCACTTGTAGAGTAGATATCGAGATATAGTAGTAGAAATAGGTTGTTTGGCACATCTGGACCCGCTGAAAATCGGGCCTAGATTTCACTGGCATTGATCACCTGTATGCCCACGACCGGGGGAATCCTACAATGATCTTTCGTATGATGTATACCTTGAACAGCAAGGAGACTACTGCTAGCCCAAGCAGGTTGGGTCTACCATAAATTGGAGCTATTCAAGCTTAAAGATACCTGGAGGCTCTCTTGATAAGGTTAAAGAATGATACAAATGAAAGGTCGCGTGATATTTTACACATTCATGCACCGACTACACCTGATAGGCTCGGCAGACCTGTTCCACTCCTGAGTAAGTTCATGCCAATAACTGCCAAGAGGTGCCAAGAGGGTCAAGCACCGGTTAATGAATTGGCCCAAGGCCTGGATTCTCAGAGACTCAGCCAGACCCGAATATCTATTTTGCGTGCCAGTCTGGGAGTCTACTgagggaaacaagaaaattgAAACAGACTAGGCTAGAACAGACCCGCCCAAGGAAAGCAAGTGCAAACTGTAGTTTCGCCGCATTATACAGGGTGGAATTAGCACCCGCCCACATCGTGTTCTAACccaatctcatcctcttGCCTTTATTTAGACGCTGAGCATGCACCCCGGGATCGATTCACCTTGATAGTTGCTTCGTAGGATCGTAtgacaagatatatatagacgGAGTTCGTATTGTCTGTCTATTGTTGGACCATCGGTGCTCCCTCCCGTTCCTCGGTGATCGATGCATTAGAGCCGGTATAGACTCAATGAAAGCTAATCTTGGGGATAAATCGGTCTAGCCTGGTCTGTTGAAGTTAGGCAATCAACAAAGCAATTTAGGATACGTAGCTGAAGGGAGTAAGCCTAGACCATGAGAACACTGCATGGATCGGAGAGGATTTCGGGGGAGTCGCTCATTCTTCCAGGGGTACCAATTTAGACCATTTACGAGTAGCCCACATCCACCTGAGCTCAGGCACCTGACTTGGGCTTTGATTCATTGCTAGGAATCGAATTTCGCTACTCAATTGTCGTTTGTGCAGGTGGAAACCGAGGCGAGGGACTACGAGCAACTCATCACAAGGTAGCAAACGCATTCATTTATAGATTTCCTAATCTTGCACAACCACATTCAAGATTCCAGTCGATACACATAGCGACAGATAATTTCCTGGGGTCACAAACAAGTCGTAAGTGAAAGAACTAGTGCAGAACCTGTCATCCGAAGTAACTAAAAGGCTAAGCTCATCACGGGTTTCGCCAAGAAGATTCGATGACTTCCGCCGCTGTTGTAATCTTGATATCGGGAAATTGAGCGTCCAGAGTACCATCGCGGGAAATAGTATATCCCCCAGTGCCAGATATATAGTGGAATAATGCGAagatgtactccgtagaccGTCCAGTGCTTTCGAGCCCAGTTTCCTCGAATTCAGGGAAAGATATGCGGCCGTTTCGAAGGTCTTCAAGGCTCTCATTTTTGACGGAAAATCGTTCACCTGTTACAAAGGTAAGTTAAAGGGTTTCCATCTAGCGTTTCCTGAGTATCGTACCTCGCGCTTCTTCGGCTAATCGAAGAATATCCTTGAAGGACGCAGTCTGACCGGCGATGAAACTCACAGGCGACCACTCCGATAGGTCCATGAGTCTTGCGACGAACCGTGCCATGTCTTGGGAAGTGATGAAATTGACCTTGGAAGCCCGATCACCCGGAAGAACGGCCCATTTCCCTTCCACGTTGACAGCGTTGACCCATGGCTTGAGATGGCTTCTCCAGTGTGGAAGACCATAATAGTCCAGGAATAGCCCGTTGACCACCCGTGTATATTCCAGACTCGATTCCTCCACGGCGTGAGACGCCGCCAAAGCCCACTTTGCGGTAGGTACCATGGGGATGTGCCTAGAGTTGCTGTCAGCTGCTCTCAATTCTTATTAACAAGAATGACAATCAACATACTCCTCTTTAAACAACATATCGTACCCACTCACTACAAAGCGCTTCGTCGACCCCGACATGTCTGCGGCACGGATCAGGTTTACCTGGGCCTCGCTAATGGCATCGGATTCCATGCCGAACGCACAGATGACAGTGTCAACATTTGCGGTCTCAAGAGCCTTTGCTGTAGCGCCAACGTTACTGTAGTCTACCGCTAAGTAGGTGAGCTCGTCGACTGGGTCGTGCGGCTGCTGTTGTGCTGAGCGTATCAGACTCTTGCAAACATACCCCGGCGACCGTAACCCATAGTATGCCGACTCACCTTGCGCGTGAGGATGAGAACCGTGTGCTTGCCATGCGCCACAAGGGCTTCCACGATGGTCTGGCCGACACTGCCAGTCCCCCCTGCGACTGCGATAATCCTCATGGTGTCGAAGCTTTGGAATGGAAGTACACAACGCGAAAGCCGGATTCCCGGGAAGGATTTCTTTATACGGCCCTTAACGTACAGGAGCAATGGCCAGCCGAGCAAGAGGACAATCCTCAAACCCCAGACGCATTGGCAATACCGGGCTTGGCAGAATAAGCACTAGTGCTGACAATCCTACGCTGTGACTCACTTGACTGCGTGGATTCGTCCATGGATCGGCAGGATGCGTCTGCGGACATTGATTTCGTGCAAGGCTATGTTCTGTGTATCTTTACCCAGCGCCGCATCTTGCCACTGCAGTCTCCAGACAGTTTACATGTAAAATAGCTGTGTATGCGCAAGTCCCGTGAGCAAGTGACACCTTGTTGGAAGATGTTCATGTTGTCACTAGAGCGCTTGTCAAGCATTGTATTTATTAGGTGAAACATCAAGATACCTAGCGATCGAAAACTACCGAGACACTGTTGTTGTCCGTGATCTCTTCCCTAACATGTAGATTGGATAACTAATCCGGATATTGAGCATGAATCACCTCTCTGCGAGCTATCCAAAGAGCCAATCTCCAGTGGCGACACCACTTCGTTTCGGTATGAGCTGGAAGTACAATACATCCCTTTCATTATGGGTATGAGCTGTGTCGAACTACTCATCACTGGCGCCCTCGCCACCCAGCCAAACCGGATTTCTTGGTTGTGCATCAGGGTATCACGCCGTCCACTAATTTACCGTGAATTCCGAGTCATAAACGCTGTGGTCTGGGGTGAGATCTCAGTGGACAAGGATCTGGAGATTCCACATCGTTGAAATGCCGATGGTTCGTGGAGTCAGGTTTGTTACTCTATGTATGGGTTGGTTGCCCCAGGCAGACATGCCGGTGTTTTGCACTGTTTGCACTGTTGGCTTGTTTACATTCCCACTTCCCGGAACCGGAAGAGCGCGAGGCCGATGGTCACGGGACTTCATTGTTGTGTTCGTCCATTgattcattcattcattcattctcttcagGAAAACTAACGTATAGACACTCCCCATGTTCACTTCTTGGCAAGCGCCGCCAGCTTGGCCTTGATCGCATCAGCCGATACCTTCTCGTCCCAGATATAGTTTACACTGTCCTGCTGCACCGTTGCTTCCGCCCACCGCTTGAACCGCGGCGTGTCCTCCAGCAAGCTAGGAAGCTTCTCACTCAGCAAACCATGTCtgtggaaggagagaatgCGCAGCAGGAATGAACCGGTCAGCACCTCGGCCAACGTCAGTTTCTCGCTACCGCCAAAGAATGGACCTTTGCCATCGGAACCCTCCGGCAACTGAGGCTCCAGTTCCGATTTGATCGCAGCGACGAGCGCCTCAGCGGCAGCGTCCCGCTCCTCTGTGGTGGAGGCGCGCAAGGATGTCTGGAAGTGGGGTTGGAccttgctgaagaaggtgTCGACGAAGAAGGCGATACGAGCGCGTTGAAGGGCACCGTTCTCGCTGTTGGacggaggaaggaggtgcgACGGATGGGCGTCGGCCAGGAATTGGGCAACAACGGCAGACTCCGTGATGATGTGCTCACCGTAGGTGATCGAGGGGACAAGGCCGCGCTGCAGGGGGGTTTGTATGTCAGTATGGGCATGCTGGGGATGTTCGCCGGCGTAGACATCGTAGCAGTACACATACCGGGTTAATGTCCAGATACCATGGCTCTCGTGGCTTGGTCAGGTCAATGATGACTTCCTCGTAGTTCAGTCCCAATTCTTTGAGGGCAATATGAGCACGGTGGGCCCAGGGACACCGGTGGTTGGTATACAGCGTGATCTTTGGAGTGGTCATTCTGAAGTTGTTCGTTGGTTAATCTCAAGCGGTCgctgaggagggagaggatgagaaagacGGAGAAGACGGAGGGTATTGATATACACCGTAGCGGGGGgtggggaagaagtggatttCTAATCCGACGGTGTGGTGACAATCCCGAGCGAGATGACGATATCACTATCCTCCGTCGAGGGTATATGTATATCCGGCTGCCATGCACCATGCCCTTGTATATACCTCCACATTCAAGGACAATGACAACAGTCTAGGACTCTATGTATACTATTTTATGACTTCGCGATAAGTATCTTCTGCTCGTTCGATTTTGAGGGATGTAAGGGCGGTTTTCAGACCAGCAGCGCCAGACTTCCCAATCAAGTCTTCCGTAGAACCTCTGCAGatgcaaatatatatattccccCAAGTATACAGCCACACACGTGTAAAACCAGTAACAGAAGAACGACCATCTTTGAAACTTCACAAAAATCATTAGAAAACACTAGAAATACATACTGATTTATATACGGATTTAAAAAGACCGGAAAGAGACGAGGTCGACTgagacgaaaaaaaaaatgatcTGGCGTTTCGGGCGGATTTCGAACCCATAGCCTCGAAGGAGCCCACGCAAAAAGTTAACCATGGAGTTACCACGGTTACTAGTGAGTCATTCTTTTAATAAGATATAAGTAAACATCCATTGTCTTAAGCTTGGATCACGACATAGACCCGATGATTATGCTCGTACAGACGGGTCAAGAGTTCTTTCTTGACGGCCTTGGGGTTATGTGTGTACTCCACTGATTTGCTCTGCGTCGAATCTGCCTCAGTTTCCGTCTCTCCTCTATGTAACTACATTGCTATCAAAGGCACGTCATCTTCGTTGTTTGGAGAAATAGAGTTATGATTCTCACAACTCTCACCTAACAAAAGATATATGTACCCCGACATGGGGAATTCCGATCCCTGCTTGGTGATAGCCTTCAGGAATCCACTCGCCGACAAAGTCGGTGCTCACCACGAGCATGGTGGCCAGTCTCTAAAGAGCAGACCCTACACTGGCCCTTGGAGCTTATAGATCCGCGATACGTACAGAAGTACTGAAGAGCTCTCCACATTGCAAATATATTGCTGAAAGTGCGACGGTATGTACAAAGCTGTATCTATCCAAATATTCGGACCAGAGGAAAAGGCATGGCAGACATACACTCGAACTCGCATGAATTGATCAGCCGGATGAAGCCCCGTACACCTCTATCTCTGCCAGGCCAACATTACGAGTAGACGGGCTAACGGACGTTACTATGAATAAGAGACTTCGCGTGGTTTTCGCCTCGAATTGAATCCGGTTGGGTCTCCCATAATTGTCTAGTACATGAACGGTAATGTTACTTCCATTATCAAACTGAAGAATACCGCCAGTAACTTGGTCGTCGACGTTTGGACGGTCGTATAGATAGACTTCGGAGATTGACTGCGGTTGGGCCCATGTAAGCCTCAAAGTGCTCCCAGCTTTTCCACCCACCGTTGCCCATTCTGTGGTTGCTGTTCCTGGATAACCATCGATTATTCCGTCAAGGGCCTTTTCCGCTGTCTGGCCACCGTCAGAATTCTGCGAAGATGCGGTCGCCGTTGCGTTGCGGGCGACATTCTCTAGATTAGTTGCAACCACCGTCACTTTTGCCGGCGTACTCCTTGTATTTCCATTCCCGACTACTAAGCTGAACCCCAGTGTTTCCGACGATTTAGGACTGGTGAATGACGGGCGCGCTGCTGTGGCGTTGGAAAGGACGACATCGGCTCCACTAGTCTGTGTCCACTGATAAGTAAGGGAGGCACCGTTGGGGTCTCTACTTTGCGTACCATCAAGCACGACATTCTCCCCTAATCCAACCGTCCGCCGACTATTAAGGAGACGGGCG
This window of the Aspergillus oryzae RIB40 DNA, chromosome 8 genome carries:
- a CDS encoding uncharacterized protein (predicted protein) — translated: MTRYLSFLFLLILFGNSVFTAVIPKSYGSDDHEVTAEREDEPGNDLVLDDMWSLEDGSGSLNTRATDAADSSDEAALLDERQPLAPEDPSASKRDDTSSTDLPLSDTIVARAPEECRRALGTGVDSCKKSVQSGVANCKKKIQDDIAKCKVDAKGEIDRCKKKAKDPFSKARCESRRPKLMAQCESRRAKIPLCEKARPKVLLCCERMRPQFQALCAIPSFPVSVVRSRLQDAQQQCMKGFII
- a CDS encoding uncharacterized protein (predicted protein), producing MRIIAVAGGTGSVGQTIVEALVAHGKHTVLILTRKVSRHTMGYGRRAKALETANVDTVICAFGMESDAISEAQVNLIRAADMSGSTKRFVVSGYDMLFKEEHIPMVPTAKWALAASHAVEESSLEYTRVVNGLFLDYYGLPHWRSHLKPWVNAVNVEGKWAVLPGDRASKVNFITSQDMARFVARLMDLSEWSPVSFIAGQTASFKDILRLAEEARGERFSVKNESLEDLRNGRISFPEFEETGLESTGRSTEYIFALFHYISGTGGYTISRDGTLDAQFPDIKITTAAEVIESSWRNP
- a CDS encoding glutathione S-transferase family protein (predicted protein), which codes for MTTPKITLYTNHRCPWAHRAHIALKELGLNYEEVIIDLTKPREPWYLDINPRGLVPSITYGEHIITESAVVAQFLADAHPSHLLPPSNSENGALQRARIAFFVDTFFSKVQPHFQTSLRASTTEERDAAAEALVAAIKSELEPQLPEGSDGKGPFFGGSEKLTLAEVLTGSFLLRILSFHRHGLLSEKLPSLLEDTPRFKRWAEATVQQDSVNYIWDEKVSADAIKAKLAALAKK